The following proteins come from a genomic window of Nocardiopsis sp. YSL2:
- the smc gene encoding chromosome segregation protein SMC, with amino-acid sequence MYLKNLTLRGFKSFASATTLRLEPGITCVVGPNGSGKSNVVDALSWVMGEQGAKSLRGGKMEDVIFAGTSTRQALGRAEVSLTIDNTDGALPIDYTEVTIKRTMFRNGGSEYAINGDTCRLLDIQDLLSDSGIGREMHVIVGQGQLDTVLHAGPEERRALIEEAAGILKHRKRKEKAIRKLNAMQGNLDRVTDLTSELRRQLKPLGRQAELARRAAVIQADLRDARLRLLADDIVTLTDQLAKEEADEKDVLARRAAAEAALTQAQERETALDAQSAEAAPELTRATETYHALSRLTERLDAVRGLANERHRNLASVADEPVHRRDPEELEMEAEEAAAQEEELLARLEEAREALETTVTERAAAEDALHREEKRLEAAGRASAERRENLVRLSARVESLRGRMASGEAETARLEEAARQAAERAAEAQTEYEMAAEESAGLDEGDAELDSDHERAARRLSALDAELNQLRDAERTAEGERSALAARKEALELGLAHKDGAGTLLDAGLPGTLGGLAALVQVDPGHETAVAAAFGVAAGAVAVEAPGTALAALELLREQDAGRAGVVVAGAEPGRPRDSWPELPEGARYAVDAVSAPDHLRGAVAALLERTALVADAPAARDLVADRPELRAVTAEGDVFGAALVYGGSAAAPSLLEVQAAVDEAAERLERATEAAKRIATELEALKHERAEMAATVEEITARRRQSDRKRNESAQRLGKLGGQARSAEAESERYAAAAAKAATAKGEDADKLARLEEELAEAEEMAASIEEDAPDPETRDELAAQASRARATEMERRLAVRTAEERARSIAGRAEALRAQAFEERRAMERAVERRRTRAAQATIAEAVAESARLALERIAASLAAAESERAAAEARKEARDAELRTVRARVREMSVELEKLTSSAHSGEVARAERRLRLEQLETKAMEELGVDVPTLVAEYGPRVPVPPPVDAGEDAVPVPYVRDVQAKRARTAERQLNQLGKINPLALEEFAALEERHAFLNAQLEDLKKTRRDLMDIVQEVDARVQEVFSAAYLDVEREFAAIFGRLFPGGEGRLLLTDPDAMLTTGIEVEARPPGKKVKRLSLLSGGERSLTAVAFLAAIFKARPSPFYVMDEVEAALDDTNLQRLLVIFEELRASSQLIVITHQKRTMEAADALYGVTMQGDGISQVISQKIERTV; translated from the coding sequence GTGTATCTGAAGAATCTGACGCTGCGGGGCTTCAAGTCGTTCGCGTCGGCCACCACCCTGCGCCTGGAACCCGGGATCACCTGTGTGGTGGGTCCCAACGGCTCCGGCAAGTCCAACGTCGTCGACGCGCTCTCCTGGGTGATGGGGGAGCAGGGCGCCAAGTCCCTGCGGGGCGGCAAGATGGAGGACGTGATCTTCGCGGGCACCTCCACCCGCCAGGCGCTGGGACGCGCCGAGGTCAGCCTGACCATCGACAACACCGACGGCGCCCTGCCGATCGACTACACCGAGGTCACCATCAAGCGGACCATGTTCCGCAACGGTGGCTCGGAGTACGCCATCAACGGCGACACCTGTCGGCTCCTGGACATCCAGGACCTGCTGAGCGACTCCGGCATCGGCCGTGAGATGCACGTCATCGTCGGCCAGGGCCAGCTCGACACCGTGCTGCACGCCGGCCCGGAGGAACGCCGCGCCCTCATCGAGGAGGCCGCCGGCATCCTCAAGCACCGCAAGCGCAAAGAGAAGGCGATCCGCAAGCTCAACGCGATGCAGGGCAACCTGGACCGCGTCACCGACCTCACCTCGGAACTGCGCCGCCAGCTCAAGCCCCTGGGCCGCCAGGCCGAACTGGCCCGGCGGGCCGCCGTCATCCAGGCCGACCTGCGCGACGCCCGCCTGCGGCTGCTGGCCGACGACATCGTCACCCTCACCGACCAGCTCGCCAAGGAGGAGGCCGACGAGAAGGACGTCCTCGCCCGCCGCGCCGCCGCCGAGGCCGCCCTCACCCAGGCCCAGGAGCGCGAGACCGCGCTGGACGCGCAGTCCGCCGAGGCCGCCCCCGAGCTGACCCGCGCGACGGAGACCTACCACGCGCTCTCGCGGCTGACCGAGCGCCTGGACGCCGTACGCGGTCTGGCGAACGAGCGCCACCGCAACCTCGCCTCCGTCGCCGACGAACCCGTCCACCGGCGCGATCCCGAGGAACTGGAGATGGAGGCCGAGGAGGCCGCCGCCCAGGAGGAGGAGCTGCTCGCCCGGCTGGAGGAGGCCCGCGAGGCCCTGGAGACCACCGTCACCGAGCGCGCCGCCGCCGAGGACGCACTCCACCGCGAGGAGAAGCGGTTGGAGGCGGCCGGACGCGCCTCCGCCGAGCGCCGGGAGAACCTGGTCCGGCTCAGCGCGCGGGTGGAGAGCCTGCGCGGCCGGATGGCCTCCGGCGAGGCGGAGACCGCCCGGTTGGAGGAGGCCGCGCGGCAGGCGGCCGAACGCGCCGCCGAGGCCCAGACCGAGTACGAGATGGCCGCCGAGGAGTCCGCCGGACTGGACGAGGGCGACGCCGAACTCGACTCCGACCACGAGCGGGCCGCCCGTCGGCTCTCCGCCCTGGACGCCGAGCTCAACCAGCTCCGCGACGCCGAGCGCACCGCCGAGGGCGAACGCTCCGCCCTGGCCGCCCGCAAGGAGGCCCTGGAACTGGGCCTGGCGCACAAGGACGGCGCCGGCACCCTCCTGGACGCCGGCCTGCCCGGTACCCTCGGCGGACTCGCCGCGCTGGTCCAGGTCGACCCCGGCCACGAGACGGCGGTGGCCGCGGCCTTCGGTGTGGCCGCCGGTGCCGTCGCCGTCGAGGCGCCCGGGACCGCGTTGGCCGCGCTGGAACTCCTGCGCGAGCAGGACGCCGGCCGCGCGGGCGTGGTCGTGGCGGGAGCCGAGCCCGGCCGGCCCCGCGACTCCTGGCCGGAGCTGCCCGAGGGGGCGCGCTACGCGGTCGACGCCGTGTCCGCGCCCGACCACCTGCGGGGCGCCGTCGCCGCCCTGCTGGAGCGGACCGCGCTCGTCGCCGACGCGCCGGCCGCCCGCGACCTCGTCGCGGACCGGCCCGAGCTGCGGGCCGTCACCGCCGAGGGTGATGTGTTCGGCGCCGCCCTCGTCTACGGCGGGTCGGCCGCCGCTCCCAGCCTGCTGGAGGTCCAGGCGGCCGTCGACGAGGCCGCCGAGCGGCTGGAGCGGGCCACCGAGGCCGCCAAGCGGATCGCCACCGAACTGGAGGCGCTCAAGCACGAGCGGGCCGAGATGGCCGCGACCGTCGAGGAGATCACCGCCCGACGCCGCCAGAGCGACCGCAAGCGCAACGAGTCCGCTCAGCGGCTGGGCAAGCTGGGTGGACAGGCCAGGTCCGCCGAGGCCGAGTCCGAGCGCTACGCGGCAGCGGCGGCCAAGGCCGCCACCGCCAAGGGCGAGGACGCCGACAAGCTGGCCCGGCTGGAGGAGGAGCTCGCCGAGGCCGAGGAGATGGCCGCCTCGATCGAGGAGGACGCGCCCGACCCCGAGACCCGTGACGAGCTCGCCGCGCAGGCCTCCCGCGCCCGGGCCACGGAGATGGAGCGCCGCCTGGCCGTGCGCACCGCCGAGGAGCGCGCGCGGTCCATCGCGGGCCGGGCCGAGGCGCTGCGGGCCCAGGCCTTCGAGGAGCGCCGCGCCATGGAGCGGGCCGTCGAGCGGCGCCGGACGCGCGCCGCGCAGGCCACCATCGCCGAGGCCGTCGCGGAGAGCGCCCGGCTGGCCCTGGAGCGCATCGCCGCGTCGCTGGCCGCGGCCGAGAGCGAGCGGGCCGCCGCCGAGGCGCGCAAGGAGGCCCGCGACGCCGAACTGCGGACCGTGCGCGCCCGGGTGCGCGAGATGTCGGTGGAGCTGGAGAAGCTGACCAGCTCCGCGCACAGCGGCGAGGTGGCGCGGGCCGAGCGGCGTCTGCGCCTGGAGCAGCTGGAGACCAAGGCCATGGAGGAGCTGGGCGTGGACGTGCCCACCCTGGTGGCCGAGTACGGGCCCCGTGTGCCGGTCCCGCCGCCGGTCGACGCCGGCGAGGACGCCGTCCCGGTGCCCTACGTGCGCGACGTGCAGGCCAAGCGGGCCAGGACGGCCGAGCGCCAGCTCAACCAGCTGGGCAAGATCAACCCGCTGGCCCTGGAGGAGTTCGCGGCGCTGGAGGAACGGCACGCCTTCCTCAACGCGCAGCTGGAGGACCTGAAGAAGACCCGCCGCGACCTCATGGACATCGTCCAGGAGGTCGACGCCCGCGTGCAGGAGGTCTTCTCCGCCGCCTACCTGGACGTGGAGCGCGAGTTCGCGGCGATCTTCGGGCGGCTCTTCCCCGGCGGGGAGGGGCGGCTGCTGCTCACCGACCCCGACGCCATGCTGACCACGGGGATCGAGGTGGAGGCCCGTCCGCCCGGCAAGAAGGTCAAGCGCCTGTCGCTGCTCTCCGGCGGGGAGCGCTCGCTGACCGCGGTGGCCTTCCTCGCGGCGATCTTCAAGGCCCGCCCCTCGCCGTTCTACGTCATGGACGAGGTCGAGGCCGCGCTGGACGACACCAACCTCCAGCGCCTGCTGGTGATCTTCGAGGAGCTGCGCGCCTCCTCCCAGCTGATCGTCATCACGCACCAGAAGCGCACGATGGAGGCGGCCGACGCGCTCTACGGCGTCACCATGCAGGGCGACGGCATCTCCCAGGTGATCAGCCAGAAGATCGAGCGTACGGTCTGA
- a CDS encoding S8 family serine peptidase, translating to MVSHRSRLASLAGLTLLAGLTAAAPAGADDDAELAPLHPAPSAETGELTHQAENMWFIELESPPASEGTSPSQVEDEQEDFRADADEQGLEYTERLAFGELWNGLSVEMDDSQVGNAREIPGVNAIYPVMRYEIPEADGSAPDLDTALGMTGADIGQNELGLTGEGLRVAVMDTGIDYTHPDLGGPGSFPTGRVVTGHDFVGDDFDASHPATSTPAPDGDPQDCHGHGTHVAGIVGAEGQVTGVAPDVEFGAYKVFGCSGSTTADIMIAAMETALADDMDVLNMSIGSAHSWPQYPTATASDNLVDEGMVVVASIGNEGDTGLYSAGAPGLGANVIGVASYDNTHVQAASVVAAPSGESLAYMEMGDAAAPPASGTTDELVYVGRGCLSEGDTLEGDPAGATALMVRGACTFAEKYDTAVDAGATGVVMYNNVPGMFAGGGITDRGPFSIGISDESGAHLLGLLEAGETVTLDWSDESVSTPNPTGGLISSFSSYGMSPDLELKPDIGAPGGLINSTYPMDQGGYATISGTSMSSPHVAGGVALLLQGRPDLEAHDVRTVLQNSADPKNWWGNPDLGLLDNAHRQGAGMLDIPGSVLAATTVTPGKLSLGATEGTMSETVTITNDGDEEAVYALGHEAALGTHGSTFAPGFNADSAEVSFDTDSVTVPAGGSADVEVTVTPPARAYEQMLYGGYVSVTSDAGETFRVPYAAYNGDYQEIEAMTPITDGDGTVHELPWLTKITGCEVFDGLECAAANGGTFANQPDGATYSMDWVDGLPDVPYVIAHFDHHVTRLEMMVVDERTGRPVHPRRNIAVDVSHVNRSATSTSFFSYVWDGTVTDSHGRVKDLRDGDYRLEARALKALGDPEDPDDWETWTSPVITIARG from the coding sequence GTGGTATCCCACCGCTCACGCCTGGCCTCCCTCGCCGGGCTGACGCTTCTGGCGGGCCTGACCGCGGCCGCACCGGCCGGCGCCGACGACGACGCGGAGCTGGCGCCCCTCCACCCGGCCCCCTCGGCCGAAACCGGCGAACTGACACACCAGGCCGAGAACATGTGGTTCATCGAACTGGAAAGCCCCCCGGCGTCGGAGGGCACCTCCCCCTCCCAGGTCGAGGACGAACAGGAGGACTTCCGCGCCGACGCCGACGAGCAGGGACTGGAGTACACCGAACGGCTCGCCTTCGGGGAACTGTGGAACGGCCTCTCGGTCGAGATGGACGACTCCCAGGTCGGCAACGCCCGGGAGATCCCCGGCGTCAACGCGATCTACCCCGTCATGCGCTACGAGATCCCCGAGGCCGACGGCTCCGCCCCCGACCTGGACACCGCGCTGGGGATGACGGGCGCCGACATCGGACAGAACGAGCTCGGGCTCACCGGTGAGGGCCTGCGTGTGGCCGTCATGGACACCGGGATCGACTACACGCACCCCGACCTCGGCGGCCCCGGCTCCTTCCCCACCGGCCGTGTGGTCACCGGACACGACTTCGTCGGTGACGACTTCGACGCGAGCCACCCGGCCACCAGCACCCCCGCCCCCGACGGCGACCCCCAGGACTGCCACGGGCACGGCACCCACGTGGCCGGGATCGTCGGAGCCGAGGGCCAGGTCACGGGCGTGGCCCCGGACGTGGAGTTCGGCGCCTACAAGGTCTTCGGCTGTTCGGGCTCCACCACCGCCGACATCATGATCGCCGCCATGGAGACCGCGCTCGCCGACGACATGGACGTGCTCAACATGAGCATCGGATCGGCGCACTCCTGGCCGCAGTACCCGACGGCGACCGCCTCGGACAACCTCGTCGACGAGGGCATGGTCGTGGTCGCCTCCATCGGCAACGAGGGCGACACCGGGCTCTACTCGGCCGGGGCCCCCGGCCTGGGCGCCAACGTGATCGGTGTGGCCTCCTACGACAACACCCACGTCCAGGCGGCGTCGGTGGTCGCCGCCCCGAGCGGTGAGTCGCTGGCCTACATGGAGATGGGCGACGCCGCTGCGCCGCCCGCGTCCGGCACGACCGACGAACTCGTGTACGTCGGCCGGGGATGCCTGTCCGAGGGAGACACCCTGGAGGGCGACCCGGCGGGCGCGACCGCGCTCATGGTCCGCGGCGCGTGCACGTTCGCGGAGAAGTACGACACGGCCGTCGACGCCGGCGCCACCGGCGTGGTCATGTACAACAACGTGCCCGGGATGTTCGCCGGCGGCGGCATCACCGACCGCGGCCCGTTCTCCATCGGTATCTCCGACGAGTCCGGGGCTCACCTGCTCGGACTCCTCGAGGCCGGTGAGACCGTCACCCTCGACTGGTCCGACGAGTCCGTCTCCACGCCCAATCCGACCGGCGGCCTGATCAGCTCGTTCAGCTCCTACGGCATGTCCCCCGACCTGGAGCTGAAGCCGGACATCGGCGCCCCCGGCGGCCTGATCAACTCCACCTACCCGATGGACCAGGGCGGCTACGCCACGATCAGCGGCACGTCGATGTCCTCGCCACACGTGGCCGGCGGCGTCGCGCTGCTCCTGCAGGGCCGCCCCGACCTGGAGGCGCACGACGTGCGCACCGTGCTGCAGAACAGCGCCGACCCCAAGAACTGGTGGGGCAACCCCGACCTCGGGCTGCTCGACAACGCCCACCGCCAGGGCGCGGGCATGCTCGACATCCCGGGCTCGGTGCTGGCCGCCACGACGGTCACCCCGGGCAAGCTGTCGCTCGGCGCCACCGAGGGCACGATGAGCGAGACCGTCACCATCACCAACGACGGCGACGAGGAGGCCGTCTACGCACTGGGCCACGAGGCCGCCCTGGGCACGCACGGCAGCACCTTCGCCCCCGGGTTCAACGCGGACTCCGCCGAGGTGTCCTTCGACACCGACTCGGTGACCGTCCCCGCGGGCGGCTCCGCCGACGTCGAGGTCACCGTCACTCCGCCGGCGCGCGCGTACGAGCAGATGCTCTACGGCGGCTACGTGTCCGTCACGAGTGACGCCGGCGAGACCTTCCGGGTCCCCTACGCCGCCTACAACGGCGACTACCAGGAGATCGAGGCGATGACCCCGATCACCGACGGCGACGGCACCGTCCACGAGCTGCCGTGGCTGACGAAGATCACCGGGTGCGAGGTGTTCGATGGGCTGGAGTGCGCGGCCGCCAACGGCGGCACGTTCGCCAACCAGCCGGACGGCGCCACGTACTCGATGGACTGGGTCGACGGCCTGCCCGACGTCCCCTACGTCATCGCCCACTTCGACCACCACGTCACGCGCCTGGAGATGATGGTCGTGGACGAGCGCACCGGCCGTCCGGTGCACCCGCGCCGCAACATCGCGGTGGACGTCTCCCACGTCAACCGCAGCGCGACGTCGACGTCGTTCTTCTCCTACGTCTGGGACGGCACCGTGACCGACTCCCACGGCCGGGTGAAGGACCTCCGCGACGGGGACTACCGCCTGGAGGCCCGCGCGCTCAAGGCGCTCGGCGACCCGGAGGACCCCGACGACTGGGAGACCTGGACCTCTCCGGTCATCACCATCGCCCGCGGCTGA
- a CDS encoding ABC transporter substrate-binding protein codes for MLSAALLGLTLAATACGAPDPGSETAPDAASDGGFPATVDDALGEVTIAARPERIVSLSPTATEMLFAIGAGDQVEAADEYSNFPEDAPTTDLSGFTPNVESIVEYDPDLVLLARSSEDTAPQLEDVGVPVIVLDDAHTLEDAYAQMRTLGEATGNADSADAEAERVRTEFDAVVESVREDVGEVDLTFYQELDDSLYTATSGTFVGQIYQSFGLENIADAADGADSGYPQLSPEYVVDENPDMIFLSYGDEETLASVGERPAFDTVTAVEEDAVYLLDADVASRWGPRVVDFAELVGDAVREHAGA; via the coding sequence CTGCTGTCCGCCGCACTCCTGGGCCTCACCCTCGCGGCCACGGCCTGCGGTGCCCCGGACCCCGGGTCCGAGACCGCCCCCGACGCGGCGTCCGACGGCGGCTTCCCCGCCACGGTCGACGACGCCCTCGGCGAGGTCACCATCGCGGCGCGGCCCGAGCGGATCGTCTCGCTCTCGCCGACCGCGACGGAGATGCTCTTCGCCATCGGCGCGGGGGACCAGGTCGAGGCGGCCGACGAGTACTCGAACTTCCCCGAGGACGCCCCGACCACCGACCTCAGCGGCTTCACGCCCAACGTCGAGTCGATCGTGGAGTACGACCCCGACCTGGTCCTGCTCGCCCGGTCCTCCGAGGACACCGCGCCGCAGCTGGAGGACGTCGGCGTGCCCGTCATCGTGCTGGACGACGCCCACACCCTGGAGGACGCCTACGCCCAGATGCGCACGCTCGGCGAGGCGACCGGCAACGCCGACTCGGCCGACGCCGAGGCCGAGCGCGTCCGGACCGAGTTCGACGCGGTCGTGGAGAGCGTGCGCGAGGACGTCGGCGAGGTGGACCTGACCTTCTACCAGGAGCTCGACGACAGCCTGTACACCGCGACCTCCGGCACGTTCGTCGGCCAGATCTACCAGTCCTTCGGGCTGGAGAACATCGCCGACGCGGCCGACGGCGCCGACAGCGGCTACCCGCAGCTGTCCCCGGAGTACGTCGTGGACGAGAACCCGGACATGATCTTCCTGTCCTACGGCGACGAGGAGACCCTGGCGTCGGTGGGCGAGCGTCCGGCCTTCGACACGGTCACGGCCGTGGAGGAGGACGCGGTGTACCTGCTCGACGCGGACGTCGCCTCGCGCTGGGGCCCGCGCGTGGTCGACTTCGCCGAGCTCGTCGGCGACGCCGTCCGAGAGCACGCGGGCGCCTAG
- a CDS encoding iron ABC transporter permease, with product MVGGAALLVAAGLLGVSAGAAAISAADIVRHLLSHLPFAGVESPLNEREAALLVALRLPRVVMGAIVGALLATAGGAYQGVFRNALADPFLLGAAAGAGLGATLVMVFGQELTDTPRAAVPFAAFVGALAGVAAAYLLGSTAGGGGTASLVLAGVAVSSFLSAAQTLVQQMGVDQLQRVYSWLLGGLGRDGWDDVRLVWPYALVSLVVLLACGYLLDMLALGDDKAISLGLNPGVVRIIVISAASLATAAAVAVSGLIGFVGIVVPHVVRRLVGANYRAILPVTVLFGGAFLVLVDIVARTVVAPAELPIGVVTAFLGAPFFLLILRTTRHRTT from the coding sequence CTGGTCGGCGGAGCGGCCCTGCTGGTCGCCGCCGGCCTCCTCGGCGTCTCGGCGGGGGCGGCCGCCATCTCGGCGGCCGACATCGTCCGCCACCTGCTCAGCCACCTGCCGTTCGCCGGAGTGGAGTCACCGCTCAACGAGCGCGAGGCGGCGCTGCTGGTGGCACTGCGCCTGCCGAGAGTCGTCATGGGCGCCATCGTCGGCGCCCTCCTGGCCACCGCGGGCGGCGCCTACCAGGGTGTCTTCCGCAACGCCCTGGCCGACCCCTTCCTGCTCGGAGCCGCGGCCGGCGCCGGTCTGGGCGCCACCCTGGTCATGGTCTTCGGCCAGGAGCTCACCGACACACCGCGCGCCGCCGTCCCGTTCGCCGCCTTCGTCGGCGCGCTCGCGGGGGTGGCCGCCGCCTACCTCCTGGGTTCCACCGCGGGCGGCGGAGGCACCGCGTCGCTGGTCCTGGCGGGCGTGGCCGTCTCGTCGTTCCTGTCCGCGGCGCAGACCCTCGTGCAGCAGATGGGGGTCGACCAGCTCCAGCGCGTCTACTCGTGGCTGCTCGGCGGCCTGGGACGCGACGGCTGGGACGACGTGCGGCTGGTGTGGCCCTACGCGCTGGTGAGCCTGGTCGTCCTGCTGGCCTGCGGCTACCTGCTGGACATGCTCGCCCTGGGCGACGACAAGGCGATCAGCCTCGGCCTGAACCCGGGGGTGGTCCGGATCATCGTGATCAGCGCCGCGTCACTGGCCACGGCCGCCGCGGTGGCGGTGAGCGGGCTGATCGGCTTCGTGGGCATCGTGGTCCCCCACGTGGTCCGCCGCCTCGTGGGGGCCAACTACCGGGCGATCCTGCCCGTCACCGTGCTCTTCGGCGGCGCGTTCCTGGTCCTGGTCGACATCGTCGCCCGGACCGTGGTCGCCCCCGCCGAACTGCCCATCGGAGTCGTGACCGCCTTCCTCGGCGCACCGTTCTTCCTGCTCATCCTGAGGACGACCCGCCACCGCACGACGTGA
- the ftsY gene encoding signal recognition particle-docking protein FtsY, which produces MDITVLATSVIVVLVLLLAVGGFFLVKTRRPVEPGEEETKPEVTGEPGTAAPEEDRERAGGAVATPPAQAPPAEAAPPAEPELETPPPSAGRMVRLRARLARSQTSLGQGLLNLLSSDSLDEDAWEEIEDTLITADIGVTAAAQIVESLRTKVKVLGSRGVDEVRGLLRAELLAQIGADTDRTVRTQPHGDRPAVIMVVGVNGTGKTTTTGKLARSLVGDGRSVVLGAADTFRAAATEQLQTWGGRVGAPVVRKEEGADPASVAFDAVSRGIEDGADTVIIDTAGRLHTKTGLMDELGKVKRVVEKKCQVDEVLLVLDATTGQNGLRQARVFGEVVNVTGIALTKLDGTAKGGIIVQVQRELGVPVKLVGLGEGPDDLAPFDPEVFVDAVLGGS; this is translated from the coding sequence ATGGACATCACCGTGCTCGCAACCTCAGTCATCGTCGTCCTGGTCCTGCTTCTGGCGGTCGGCGGGTTCTTCCTGGTCAAGACCCGGCGTCCGGTCGAGCCGGGCGAGGAGGAGACCAAGCCCGAGGTCACCGGGGAGCCGGGAACGGCCGCCCCGGAGGAGGACCGCGAACGGGCCGGGGGCGCGGTCGCCACACCGCCCGCCCAGGCCCCTCCGGCCGAGGCCGCCCCGCCCGCCGAACCCGAGCTGGAGACACCGCCGCCGTCCGCGGGGCGCATGGTGCGCCTGCGCGCCCGCCTGGCCCGCTCGCAGACCTCGCTGGGCCAGGGGCTGCTCAACCTGCTCTCCTCCGACTCCCTGGACGAGGACGCGTGGGAGGAGATCGAGGACACCCTGATCACCGCCGACATCGGCGTGACCGCCGCCGCGCAGATCGTCGAGAGCCTGCGGACCAAGGTCAAGGTGCTCGGAAGCCGGGGCGTGGACGAGGTGCGCGGGCTGCTGCGCGCGGAGCTCCTGGCGCAGATCGGCGCCGACACCGACCGGACCGTGCGCACCCAGCCGCACGGCGACCGGCCCGCGGTGATCATGGTCGTGGGTGTCAACGGCACCGGGAAGACGACCACCACCGGCAAGCTCGCCCGCTCCCTGGTCGGCGACGGCCGCAGCGTGGTGCTCGGCGCGGCCGACACCTTCCGTGCCGCCGCCACCGAGCAGCTCCAGACCTGGGGCGGGCGCGTGGGCGCTCCGGTCGTCCGCAAGGAGGAGGGCGCCGACCCGGCCAGCGTGGCCTTCGACGCCGTCTCCCGGGGGATCGAGGACGGCGCCGACACGGTCATCATCGACACCGCCGGGCGCCTGCACACCAAGACCGGGCTCATGGACGAGCTGGGCAAGGTCAAGCGCGTGGTCGAGAAGAAGTGCCAGGTGGACGAGGTCCTCCTGGTCCTGGACGCCACCACCGGCCAGAACGGCCTGCGCCAGGCACGGGTGTTCGGCGAGGTCGTGAACGTGACCGGTATCGCGCTGACCAAGCTCGACGGCACCGCCAAGGGCGGCATCATCGTGCAGGTCCAGCGGGAGCTGGGTGTGCCGGTCAAGCTCGTCGGACTGGGCGAGGGGCCCGACGACCTGGCCCCCTTCGACCCCGAGGTCTTCGTGGACGCCGTCCTCGGCGGCTCCTGA
- a CDS encoding ammonium transporter has translation MIDTGNTTWLLVSAALVMLMTPGLAFFYGGMSRAKSVLNMMLMSFASIAIVSVLWVAIGHSLTYAEGPGALNHFIGGFDYVGLSSLIGEIEPSDGEGGAGYPLLVDAGFQMMFAIITVALISGAIADRAKFGAWLIFVPVWATLVYFPVAHWVWGGGWFELINIGGAGVVDFAGGTAVHINAGAAALALTFVLGRRKGFGVESMRPHNLPFVLLGAALLWFGWFGFNAGSAYAADGTAALALVNTQVATAAAIIAWIIVEKLRYGKASALGFASGAIAGLVAITPAAADVTPLGAIAVGAVSGAVCAYAISWKFKFKFDDALDVVGIHMVGGIIGSLMIGLVAAEITSGSSGLFDGGGVSLLIVQLIAVAATIVYSFIATWIIAKIIDLIMGFRIPEEVETNGLDHELHAETAYAFDELDELEAEAVSSSTPPGEETASSQAKA, from the coding sequence ATGATTGACACTGGCAACACCACGTGGCTGCTGGTGAGCGCCGCGCTGGTGATGCTCATGACCCCAGGTCTGGCCTTCTTCTACGGAGGCATGTCCCGGGCGAAGAGCGTCCTGAACATGATGCTCATGAGCTTCGCGAGCATCGCGATCGTCAGCGTGCTGTGGGTCGCCATCGGCCACTCGCTCACCTACGCCGAGGGCCCCGGCGCACTCAACCACTTCATCGGCGGTTTCGACTACGTCGGGCTGAGCAGCCTCATCGGTGAGATCGAGCCCTCCGACGGCGAGGGTGGTGCGGGCTACCCGCTGCTGGTCGACGCCGGGTTCCAGATGATGTTCGCGATCATCACCGTCGCGCTCATCTCCGGTGCCATCGCCGACCGCGCCAAGTTCGGCGCCTGGCTGATCTTCGTCCCGGTGTGGGCCACCCTGGTCTACTTCCCCGTGGCCCACTGGGTCTGGGGCGGCGGCTGGTTCGAGCTGATCAACATCGGCGGTGCGGGCGTGGTCGACTTCGCCGGCGGTACCGCCGTCCACATCAACGCCGGTGCCGCGGCCCTGGCCCTGACCTTCGTGCTCGGCCGCCGCAAGGGCTTCGGCGTGGAGTCCATGCGCCCCCACAACCTGCCGTTCGTCCTGCTGGGCGCCGCCCTGCTGTGGTTCGGCTGGTTCGGCTTCAACGCCGGCTCCGCCTACGCCGCCGACGGCACCGCCGCGCTCGCCCTGGTCAACACCCAGGTCGCCACCGCCGCCGCGATCATCGCCTGGATCATCGTGGAGAAGCTGCGCTACGGCAAGGCCAGCGCGCTGGGCTTCGCCTCCGGTGCCATCGCCGGCCTGGTCGCCATCACCCCGGCCGCCGCGGACGTCACCCCGCTGGGCGCGATCGCGGTCGGCGCCGTCTCCGGTGCGGTCTGCGCCTACGCCATCAGCTGGAAGTTCAAGTTCAAGTTCGACGACGCGCTCGACGTCGTCGGCATCCACATGGTCGGCGGCATCATCGGCTCCCTGATGATCGGTCTCGTGGCCGCCGAGATCACCTCCGGCTCCAGCGGCCTGTTCGACGGCGGCGGCGTCTCGCTGCTGATCGTCCAGCTGATCGCCGTGGCCGCCACGATCGTCTACTCCTTCATCGCCACCTGGATCATCGCCAAGATCATCGACCTCATCATGGGCTTCCGTATCCCGGAAGAGGTCGAGACCAACGGCCTGGACCACGAGCTGCACGCCGAAACGGCTTACGCCTTCGACGAACTGGACGAGCTCGAGGCAGAAGCGGTCTCCTCGTCGACGCCTCCGGGCGAGGAGACGGCCTCATCGCAGGCCAAGGCCTAG